CGCACCCCATCCCCATCCCCATTACCGTAATTTTGCAGGAAACTTGATATGGTATTGAAATACGTATGGCTACCCGTTCTTCTTCGTTTGGCAATAATGTTGTTCGATTTAATAAGGGGCTGAAATATACAGCCAAACTCCCCAAAGGTTTTGCGGTATTAAACCCTTTTACTGACAATCCTGAAACAATGGTTGTCATGAAAAAGTTTTACGATAAGTTCTATAGCGATTCTTCAAAACGCTGGTTTATTATCGGTATCAACCCAAGCCGGCACGGAGCTGGTGTTACGGGTGTACCGTTTACCGACACCAAGAGGCTGGCCGATGTATGCGGTATTCCAATGACGTCAGCTTACACTCACGAGGTCTCGTCGGTGTTTGTGTACGAGATGATCAAGCAGTACGGCGGAGCGAAAAAGTTTTACTCCAAGTTTTACATCAACTCTCCTTTCCCGCTGGCTATTGTCCGCAAGGCAGCAGAAGGTAAATGGCTTAACGCTAATTACTACGATGATGCCGAGCTGTACAACTGCGTAAA
This is a stretch of genomic DNA from Ignavibacteria bacterium. It encodes these proteins:
- a CDS encoding SMUG2 DNA glycosylase family protein, coding for MATRSSSFGNNVVRFNKGLKYTAKLPKGFAVLNPFTDNPETMVVMKKFYDKFYSDSSKRWFIIGINPSRHGAGVTGVPFTDTKRLADVCGIPMTSAYTHEVSSVFVYEMIKQYGGAKKFYSKFYINSPFPLAIVRKAAEGKWLNANYYDDAELYNCVKDYMIETLRSHISMGLHTSVAFVLGKKNADFIRDINNEHKLFGRLIVLDHPRYIQQYKSRQRDVYIDKYLQAFTSAR